The Larimichthys crocea isolate SSNF chromosome I, L_crocea_2.0, whole genome shotgun sequence genomic interval ATATAAAATCCTGTTACAATATCCTGATGTCCttacattaattattataacgagcattatgtttattattatagacACGTGATGGGAACAATTCTCAGGTGGTGAGTGTGTTTGGAAAAAACGACAATAAGCATCAGATTCATGTAAAGCAGTGGAGGAAATACATTAACATATTTATCTATTCAAAATTAAAATTTTTAGAAGCACGTCTCAGCCTGTGCGTCAGACCGCAGATGGTCTTGCTGGTATTGTTATCGTGAGTAGAATGAAAGTAGCAGATTTGGATGCAAATAATGTATGTGCAGTTTTTCACCTTTCTCACAGTAGGGTTCGCCCTCCTCCATGTAAAAGGCCTGGTTCCTGATGGGAGTCTTGCAGGCCGCACACTTGAAACACTGAACGTGGTAGGTCATCTTCAGGGCGTGCATGATTTCCTGATAACGGGAGAAAGGATTAGAAATTTAATTTGAGCTTCAGCTCGGTGTTGCTGGAGTACGAGGGAGGCTACGTCCATGTATTATTGTACAGAGAAGTGTGTAAAATGCCTCTCCTGGTTAAAACTCCCTccgtgtttgttgtttgtgatttTACTTCATGCAGCAGTGCTGCTCTTACCCCCGTGATCTTCTTTTTGCACTTGGCGCAGTTTGGAGCGTATCGGTTATCGTGGCACTTGGTACAGTAGACAGACCCTCTCTCCTCGAAGAAGCCTCCTTCATCCAGGACCGCCTTACACTGTGAACACGTAAACTCCTCCGGGTGCCAAGAACGTCCCAGCGCCACCAGGTACCGACctctggaaaacacaaacacacacacacactttaacagaTCACAGAACTGTACACATCAGAGGCATTATTAAAAGCTGCTACATAATTTTCCACTTTAAAACAAGGACAGCTCCCTCGGTGAAATGCGAACAAAACACTGgagacgtgttttttttttagttcagcTAGACACTTTGTACTGAAAACAGCTCTTTTGTCTGCTTGCAATAGTGACCAGAATATGAAGtaagtgtgtaaaatgtgacattatttCATAATAATAGTCAGCATAATGCTCGATGGTGCTGATAACAATATGTCTCCAAATTGTGTCAATTATGCTGAGTGCAGACTTTCAGTGTATCTGAAGTGTAATTTCTCCTAACAGTGCGCTCTCACCTTATGATTTTGTTGCAGGCCCCACATAGCGGGGTCCTCCCGCTGTCCTCGGGTGCCTGCTGCGCTGCCTGCAGGATGGAGCTGCGGTTCTGCATAGGCGTCGGTTCGACCAGCTGCTGGTGCTGGGTCACGATCGTGCTGGTCTTGTCTGGGCGAAAACGGTCGGCGAAATTAGGGTCGGTGACCCACGGCGGTCGAACGGAAGGACCTgatctgcctgctgctgcagctgcagtcttGGAGCCTGAGCCAAAACACCCCATCCCAAaaagaaagtacaaaaaaaagacagggtGATTTGTTTTGGAATTACACTGCTGAGAAAAACTTGGCTGTGACTTTGAATAATTTCACAGCGGGAGGAGAATGCTTTAATGTAATATAGATGCTCCCGCCAGATGTATGTTGTGACAGTTTTCCATGTCACATTGTTGTTGCTGATGTTCATGTATTGACACTTAATAAGAATCTATTAGCACAACCTCTACTGGATGCTGCTGGGGGTTCTTTTTACGCATCAGCAGGAGCAGAAACTCACCATCTGGTTTATCTGCTGCCTGGGCCTTGGCAGGTGAGGGAGTTGGCTCAAGGCTGTGGGGAGAAAATGACTAATTAGAaaaggtatacacacacacacatacacacacacacacgccactcAGTAACCATGGTTACTACTCAATAACAACGTGTTTGGAATATCAGCAGCCATTGCTGTCTCTGTTACGTTGTGCCATAGATTAACCTCTGTCTGAACGATTAAAAGCATCGCAGTCATTAATATTAATCAGTATCAACAGGCAGGATTGGTTTCTCACCTGTTGTGGCAAGACAAGCTGCGTTCGTGTCCAAGATTCATGTGAACGTTACAGAAAATACACTGTAATAGAATTTATATTGATTTCCAGACCATTTTTGCATGATAGAAGAAAGCCTTTGCAAGACAAAAATCAATTATGACATTCAAATGATCAATGCAGAACCGCAGTGTGCGTTGAGGAAGGTTGTTACAGCTCTGCGTTAAGAAGGTTTAGGAGCCAATGACGACTCTAATGAGAGCAATAAGACCCGGATTGATGGATGTCACTCATAGGTAAAGTTAGAGACTTAAGACACATTTTGATATCAGACCGGGATGCAGAGGAGTTTCCCTTCAAGCCTGCATGTGCAGAAGTGTTGAAATAAAGAGTTGTTTCCACATTTTCAAAGTTGTGTTACCCGCAGCAAGCGTCACTATATTCAGAAAATCTTCAAACCATGACTGAGACGGAAAAACAACTTCTAAGCCAAGACAGTGAGCTCTGGAGATGTCTTatcttgggaaaaaaaatatatcaccGCCTCAGGCATCTATTGTGTTTACATCATCAACTGTGGAATCTACAATACACTAATGGAAGATGATGAAAACGCTTCTCATTTGCAaagagtgaaatgtgaaattaattACCCCACAACTGCCTTGTTCTATAGCCTCGCCTGTATCAGGTTAAGTCTGCCTATCAATTATACTCCTTATGTAGGCAAACAACTAAACATAAGACGTTGCAGTGGCGGGAGAAGTTACAGACTTACAGCTGGGGGCGATCAAGCAAGACGAGGAATAAAAACAGTCTGCTATTTTTCACCAGACTCTACTGAATAATAAGACGGCATTAAATCCCATTGCAATAGCAAGAAGAAGGCTTGCAGGGCTGGTGTCAGGAGAAGTTAAATCTTTCTAAATTAAAAGAAGATAAAACCcccacacctttttttttttaagaaactaCAGcaaaacagagtaaaaaaagaGGCAAGCAGTCTGGTTAAAAAGCATCTCTGGTGGTTGGGGTCAAACAAAGGACAGAATGAACCTGTTTCACCCTGTTTGACATACAGACTCTGGGTCAGCCACCCTCCAGCCCACACATTGGTATGAATGCCCTCTGGGACCACACCTTAACaactcacagaaaaaaaaaaaaaacagcctggtAAATTACAGCAGCACCGGCTACACTCCTTTGCCTTGCTGCCCTACATGACAACAGGCCAGTGGCACCCGACTTCTGACACACCTCTGAGAGGTTTGTTTGGCTGTACCTCGCTCTGGTGAAGGTTGCAGGTGCAAATTGGAGTACATCCTCTACAGCGGCTTATTCCCCCCTGGAGCAGCCTGGATCatgttttcttgacattttcactgctttCAACATCCTCCTCCCCCATCTGCTCAGAGAGAGGCTCAGTGTGATGCAGGTGTACAATTCCTGCATCACACTGTGTGGAGACAGgagggagctttttttttcttttttttttttgccttcgATGTAGAGTTTTGGACATGCACCCCATACGAACGTTTCCTTGACATTTCCCGTTCATGCACTGCACCTCggattttagatttatttatttttttggcttcctCTCCTGCGGGATGCATCCACCTGAGCACCGGGGGAAAGTAGAGGGGTTTGTAGGCAGCTCAACATCCGGCAGAGAAAAGGAGCAGGTTTTGATTTTACACGAAGCGAGGAGCCACTGACATATGTCACCCTCCACAGCGAGGAGGTAAAAGTGTTGCAGCTCTGCAGGAACCTGAATGTGACAactgacaaaatgtcaaacaatggTGGCACAGCACACACCGAGAGGCACTGCTGTTCTGTTAATGTATGCAACAAGGTCTTTTAGTCATTCATGAAGCCTTATTATTCACAATTTTGCAAATAAAGTATCAAgactatatttttttttttgttaaaagtagcatttttttcattttccaaaccAGCTATTTCACATTTATGGTTTCCTGTTACTATCCTTTTATAATGCATGTACGTGATGAGGCTTGGATACATTTAATGAGTTTGATAatcgtatatatatatttgataattAAATGATGATTGGTAGCATTACAGAAGACAAAAGCCTCATTTAATttccattttcagttttatttatgtcataTCTTCAAAAATAGTGACGACTATCTACTTTCCTGCTGctacaaaatgaataatttcttcAAACTATGTCAGGCAGAGAACTTCTCATTCACATGTTTCTATCACAAACTATTAGGCAATATCGCCTTGTGACTAGCAACCATCCCACATTCTTCTCCAGGCCACCTGAAGGCAAAAGTACATTCTGTACTTTGTCCACCGACACATTCAGACTGCCTAACCATCAAAacatcttatttattttctctgcgaTTAAGGGCAATGTACTGCAGCAATTACTTGGCTGAACTTGAGATATGATAATGTAGGTCTTTATTAGGTTTTAAATACTCttggatgttttatttcagcaCAACAGACTACAGGCTGCACCTCTGCGCCATGATTGTGTATTGCATTATGCCCGACTGCACAACAATTTTCTCTCTGAGGCAATAAAAGTAAACTTGAACCCTGATCAGACGGCGCACCATTAATTCAGAGCTGCATAAACACGGAAGGAATCCCTGCTTCTACATAATCATTTGTGTTCAGTACACCAGGTGAGTCAGGACTTGTTGTGGCTTAGCTCAACAAGAGGAGAGaggcaagagaagaagaaaaaaaacagttggttAGCAAAGAGATGTGTCCTTTTAAGTTTGGATACTTCAATAAACAAgaaggaaagaaacacagaaagaaaggacagagaAGCCAGAGTTGCTTTTTTTccagatattttatatttttgatgacagcagaaaaaaacaaaagtacagatttatcttccttttctttgttaATGGTTGGAGAAGCCTACGAGATGTGGGGGTGGATCAGAAATGAAAACTCTAAAAAGGATGAAGAACTCAATAAATGGAAACAGGtagagggacagaaagagagagagagagagacagatcaaAGGAGTGTCTGAACTTCACAATCAGAAGATTAAGGAACAGAAAGGTGCTTCCCACTGCGGAGACCCCCCTTCCCCCTTCCCCACCAGTTTACTCCAAGTAACACAGTGTGAAATGGAAAATAGGGCTACAGACACAGTGGTCTACAGTGTTGTCAACAATCATCAAGTCAGAAATTCAGAGGGAGATCTTACACTTAGGCTCAGTATGCAAGGTTCCACTTTGGGCTTTGTCATCTAGGCTATGTTTCTTCTATTTTtggtttgctttttctttttttcttttttttaaatccccaAACTTCTTTTTCACCCCATCTGTATCCGAAAAAGGTGAAATTTGTTAACTGCCATTGGACGGTCGGCTATCTTCGTCGTCTTTGTCACGTAGTCATTGCGGTGTGGCTATCGCTAGCGGGTTCTTGCTGTGCTCTGCATCCCCATGGCGTCTAGGATGTCGCTCAGGATTTGATATTGAGGGCGCGAGCAGACCTGTCGTGATGCCAATCCCTCAGACGGGCATAGCGGGGACTCTGAATCTCAGTGAGGAACTTTTCCCTGATGGCAAGCAACAGAGATATGAAACAGagataggaaggaaggaaatagaTTCAAGGGGAgggaacaaataaaaaataaaaagagcaagAAAGTGGAGTAAAGTGCACAAAAAGGCAGTAGCAGTTTGAAAAAGGTGGAAGTTTAAACTGaacttttaaaggaatagtctgTCATTCTGGGagattatttgctttcttgtcaaGGAGATTGTCTGTCATTCTGGGagattatttgctttcttgtcaaGGAGATTGACTCTTAAATTTGTTAAACATGAAGCTGCAGCCGGCAGCTTAGTGcaaaagactggaagcaggaaAAAACATCTAGCCTGGCTAAGGaaaccaacacctctaaagctcactgttTAACATGCACACATTGTGGTTTCAAGGGGGGATATTTGCGGTACTATGCCTCCGctagttgcctggcaacctcatgGCGATGACAAGGCTCCAAGAGGTTAATGCGCGTGGCTGAGAAAGAGTCACGTGCAGATAGTTtgcttttgttacttttggacagagccggcctggctgtttccagtcttccaGTCTTATGCTAAGCTGACCAGCTGGTGGCCTCTTAGTGAGTTAAAACATGAGAACTGTGTATCCCACATCAAGAAAGCAAATAGGCATATTTCTCTAGGAGTTTGAGCTATTATTTAAAAGCCAAATTACCACATGAAGCAGATTTGTGTTCTAATAGTATTTTCAAATCACACCACACATGCCAGAGTTAAAAAGCAGCAAAGATGGTTCATCGAGGTTCAtcaaaatatgataaataataataaatcgtCGCACTGAAGCTGtccacacacaaatgcacaaacgCAATCACTTGTGACCGAGGAGGCACACATGTTCAAAATcacactctgttttttttacctggacCTCTTCAAGAGTTCATCATCTGGGTCCTGCACTGAGAGATCCAGGAGAGACACACATCAGCACGCCTTACTGATAAACacggtgacacacacacacacacctactgttTTACAGACAAACAGTCCAACAGCTGATCACATACCAACTCAAACACGATAAGAAACAGTAAACATTATGTTAAATGGTGGTGTTCCTGCACAGCCTCTGTTATAATAGACAACATGAGGGCGTGCAGTTGATTTGTCAGACTGGTTACAGTCGTGACAGAATAGGTGTCAGCCTCCTGACAGTTGAGTCCCCTCTCCACAGCTGAAAAATGGACACCCCCGTTTATCCAGCTTTCCTGTGTCACTCTGCTGTCCCCGTCACTATGATCCGATCACATAAGATCGACCGCTCAGGCTGAGACCTCCACCTACACTTCATCTTGTCTACCAAGCCAAAACCCACCCCCCCGCCTTCAAACCCAACACTCCCTGCTGTCTCACTCTACTACTTGAGCATGCCGGGCCTGGACCCCGACTTACTGAAGTCGGTGCCTGTGAGCTGGGCAAGGATGCGGAAGGAGCGGGACTGGGTGGTGCCAGTGCGGGGCTGCCAGTCCTCGGTGTCCTGGATCAGCCTCTTCTTGCTGCGGTCGTTGGGAATAAAACAGGGCAGGTTCTCCACCCTGAGGCcgtgcctgcacacacacacacaacacacacccagcaGCAGCGCACGGCAACTACAGGTTAACACAACCCCAACGAGAgactactcacacacacacacacagcgacccAGCTAATCAGGTGACCTTGAAAATAGAGGACATCCTGAACAGATCATGCATTACTTCAGAATACCTCAGCATCGCGGCCATGCAATAAGTGAGCTAATGGATACCCATTACTGAGATTTCTCATGGGTACACTGTAGACGCTCATAAATGGACATTACCACATTAAGGATCGTATTTATAACTGTCATTAGAGTCAGTGGGAGAAAAGCTGTCAGACTAGAGCACCTggaaacattttactgcatgttaaagcttttaatttgaTAAACAACTCAAGAAGCAGCGCAAACAAGTCACTGCAGGTCAACTGTGGAATGCATTCATCAAAAAGCAAATGGAGgatgaaagtgtttttaatgaactgtctttgtctgttctgCAAACTTGAATCTAACCAAAAGCACcagctccttctctcttttcataTCTAGCCCGGTCATGCCAACCTAATAAGCTGACAAACCAGCCTGCATGCAGCTGCCCCTTACTTGGACTGTTGGTACAGATCATCATAGAAAGTTGTTTCACCCCTGTAGAATAGACCAAAGATCAAATGAAGATGAATTGTAcgaacagaggagagacagaaggaaagaggagaactCAATAAGAAATAAGAGAAACGTATCCGACATGAAGAACGAGACGGAAAAGGGTTCAGTTGACCTGGTAAATGACTAGGAATTCATTTCATGGATTGCAATAAAGCCAACATGGGGACCCCCATAAAAAGTtgcaagataaatctgagggttGTGAGATTAACAGGCTcggaaagcagaaaaaaatagttttgatgaagtaaattttgtttatttttttagactttgctctcatatttcatatttcatattttattcatatattctcatattttatgttagaaaataaataacaaaaatcaaaaaacaaataagtaaaaTGGTCACAACAAGCTGACACAATCAACCTTTGAGGGGCTGCAAGTATGAGATAAAAAGGTTTGGAACCACTGTAATAAGATTATGGAATAACTGAGTGTAAATgacaattttaaaaaggcaaacaaacaaacaatattttgtagtaaacagtaaattaaaatagaaacataCTAACTTTTCAATAGTTTCCATCTGCGgcgtttaaagaaaaaagtagaaacagaaaatgagagaaagtcAGAGTTCAACAGAAGGAAAACCAGAACATGATCCAATGTGACATGACAGATGttgtataaaaacacataacaataacaaaaatctaaaatagtGCAGGATGCAGAAACCATGCAAGAAGTAGCAGGAGACGTGCTGTTATTGTCGACTGGCTcttgtgagagaaagacagcatTGTTTGTCTGTCAAATCATCTATTGTTACCCTGACCCAAAATGACTCAGACCATTTGGCACAAACCCTTTCGCTCAACGCTCGTCTGTTCCGTGTGCACAAATGCTTTCAGATTTATGTAACCGGCTGGAGcatttgccaaaaaaacaaaaacataaaaaaccaTTGCCTAATTTGCCATCACAGTTAATTTATCTTGTGCTCCGATATCccataaacaacaataaatgcCACAGCAGTGACACATCATGATGTCAGAGTACGCTCTGCACAAACAACAGCCCGCAACACGACGGACCCAAACACATTAGACATATGCTGTTTGCATCGAACCGTTTGCTGTCTGGAGAAATCCAACAATGTCTTCATCAAAAAGTGGGTTGACAGTTATAATTAAGCTCTAGTCTTCTTAAAGATGGCCTGAGGAAAACGTCCCAGATGTCTGCAGAGAAACTTCACCGCCATGTGAGCCCTCTTTAGAGTAAGCAAGGCTTCTTAAATAATCCAGCACCACGGCAGTAAAAGCTGTGCGAGAACGCAGCACGATTTATGAGCGAGGCTAAATACAGCAACAGACCACATCTCACCAATGGCTGCAGTCAGGCCACTATCATGACCCAAATTACAGGAACCAGACCAGCCAGGGCTCGTAGACCATTTCATGCCATACTGCCACTTCCAggatcatttaaaatgtgtttttgatccGTTCCTGGAATCTTTGTAAAATCTGAAAACTGAACGGTTAAATAAAAACTGGAGGGTAGTGACGTTTATTTAATTATAGCAGCGAGAGATCAGTCATGGGAACGTTAACTTCATTTTAATACACAACTGAGATGAAAGCAGCTTTGTAACCAAGTTATTGGGGTTTCTTTTTAGTAATTTAGAagctgaaatggaaaaaactcAAGAGACAAAAATTTTAGTTGAGGGTCTTAGAGCCAGTAAGATTCTACACTTGCTGcaataaaatgcatttcattcataaatgttgttgtttaaaaagagtaaaaaatcATGCACTATGATCAAGACTCCTGTTTTGCTACCCTGACAAACAGATAACTGGCTTTACGGCCCTGTAATTTCTGCAGTGCGGTTACTGCGGAGACGATCATAgaatctgttttaaaaaatatgagagGAAGTTTCTAGTGACATCACCgctgaatttaaattatttttaagcATAACGTGAACAGAGATATgcaattaaatgtattattggAGGTATGACGTGTGATGCAGTGATGTTCTGCCGAGAGAAACCAAAGCGACGAAGCGAGCACAACTTCTAAAAGCAAGATTCAGTCCACAGTTTAGTGCAATGTAAGTTCCCCAAGTATTTTCATGGACTTTAAAATCCATTCTTCCATTACTTTCCGGCATACTGacttgactgactgatttttaCTTGTGTGTTACAGCTCAGTCACAGTCAATAACCCATCTGTCGAAAAGAGAAAATCAGTTTGCTTTGCAACAAATGATTCCtttgtgtgttgtattttgcattttgtgtaaACTTGCTTTTCAGCATTTTAGAGTTtagtatctctctctctaaaaacacatactcacacatacGGTGAggatgacagaaacaaaaagagcaagatgagaaaaaaatccataaatataaaaataaatcagaatttCTGCAGCGTCCAGAAAAAAGCAAAGTGCAGccaaaccccccaaaaataaaactgatgttACAGTTCCATAAAAGTGTGACTCATTATTGATATGTCCTTCACTAATCTCTCTAAGCTGTTTCTGCCTTCCAATAAATTCCACCGTGGAGATCTTCCAGCTGGAGGAGGCCGACTTGAATTGTCAGCTAAACATTTCCTGCAATGCTAACAAAGTGTTTGCTTTCATCCGTGTGATGAAGGTCGACAGGATTGTTTGGGTCTGTTTTGACAAAAGGCTGACAACCTCCTCCATTTCCCCCTAAATTATTCTGCAGCCAGCGTCCATCATGACACAATCTATAATGGCATCTTATTACTGCTGGCGTGTTCAGCAATAGCACAAGTTGATACAAAAGTCATCGTACTCTTGCGATCGGTTTTGTTGAATTATTGACAGACAGTGTAGTAATTAAGTTAATCTCAGCAGTGTGTCAGCATACATTTGTAACGTTGATCTCTTGTGGACGCTTTCTTAAAATATGTGACATAAGTTTGGCGAGAGGCTGGAGTAAATCCTTAAAATGATGCGGTTTGGAAAAATCCTCAGGGAGTTATTTTAAAACCAGAATAATGAGATGTCAGAATTACCATTAAACCACATTAGTCACATTGTGGTTCCGAAGGTAATAAGTGTTTATTTATCCACCTACCCATTCTGTGGCTGCTGCATGCTGGCACGGCCCTGTGAGAGCGGAGTGTTAAGTTTAGGTGAGTAGGCCACGGGTTTAATAGCAGGTCCTGAGTTGGCGCTACCACCACCTGCTGTAAATGGCCTCGCCATCTTGTTAATTGTTGTGCTGGGGGCAAAGGAGTACTTTGGTACTGAAGCCGGAGCAAGTGAATCCTACGAgggtgtggaaaaaaaaaagacagacaatgCAGCACAGTGCACAACATGCGGttagacatttcttttttggcaCACAGTAAAAGTTTCTTGAAGCTGTTGCACAATCCCAAGCTTTATCCTAAGAAAGCCTCCAGTGAGGCCCAATATTTGCTCATAGAAAATGATTACTCCAGCTCTGTCAAAGCCTGTCGGCTTTTCTCTGCACACGGAAGAAGTGCTTAAGAAGTGTGAACACAgccattttatttgtgttggcAGTCTGCCACGCACTGGCCAAAGTAATCTGCTACTGCTGGTAAAATGAAAAAGCTCAAAGTGAGGAATTGTCATATTTGACTGACGTATCTCACTAATGAGATTTCTCACTGAGCATTATGCATGAACTTCAAAAGGAACACCTGCTAAAAATGGAACATTGACTTTGTGAACGCTTTACGTTCCCGCTGCTTCCCTGAAAGCGTGCGGCACAAAGCAGTTTGGT includes:
- the pdlim7 gene encoding PDZ and LIM domain protein 7 isoform X1, producing MSGGQEAMNVYSVTLSGPAPWGFRLQGGKDFSMPLTVSRLTPGGKAAQAGVGVGDWVVSIDDANAEDMTHVEAQNKIRAATDSLTLTLSKAFKAGGDQKDSLAPASVPKYSFAPSTTINKMARPFTAGGGSANSGPAIKPVAYSPKLNTPLSQGRASMQQPQNGLEPTPSPAKAQAADKPDGSKTAAAAAGRSGPSVRPPWVTDPNFADRFRPDKTSTIVTQHQQLVEPTPMQNRSSILQAAQQAPEDSGRTPLCGACNKIIRGRYLVALGRSWHPEEFTCSQCKAVLDEGGFFEERGSVYCTKCHDNRYAPNCAKCKKKITGEIMHALKMTYHVQCFKCAACKTPIRNQAFYMEEGEPYCEKDYEKMFGTKCHGCDFKIDAGDRFLEALGYSWHDTCFVCALCQINLEGKTFYSKKDKPLCKGHAFAPV
- the pdlim7 gene encoding PDZ and LIM domain protein 7 isoform X2; this encodes MNVYSVTLSGPAPWGFRLQGGKDFSMPLTVSRLTPGGKAAQAGVGVGDWVVSIDDANAEDMTHVEAQNKIRAATDSLTLTLSKAFKAGGDQKDSLAPASVPKYSFAPSTTINKMARPFTAGGGSANSGPAIKPVAYSPKLNTPLSQGRASMQQPQNGLEPTPSPAKAQAADKPDGSKTAAAAAGRSGPSVRPPWVTDPNFADRFRPDKTSTIVTQHQQLVEPTPMQNRSSILQAAQQAPEDSGRTPLCGACNKIIRGRYLVALGRSWHPEEFTCSQCKAVLDEGGFFEERGSVYCTKCHDNRYAPNCAKCKKKITGEIMHALKMTYHVQCFKCAACKTPIRNQAFYMEEGEPYCEKDYEKMFGTKCHGCDFKIDAGDRFLEALGYSWHDTCFVCALCQINLEGKTFYSKKDKPLCKGHAFAPV